Proteins co-encoded in one Scylla paramamosain isolate STU-SP2022 chromosome 43, ASM3559412v1, whole genome shotgun sequence genomic window:
- the LOC135093468 gene encoding uncharacterized protein LOC135093468, translated as MALLQLVLVLCAWWRPSAPAALPAHAINGTSPAASATVSDSRVRQERSVLTNYGGSVGLSPYFADLQGRPSPTPPTLTTELTPPPPKCMDEETCNPLARYRTISGRCNNLQSPHHGTPGQAMHTLLPQRYDSPAVFRMRAVGGGLLPNPRHVSLLMSLAPEGAKVEGNSLFVQMGQFIDHDFSITTTVREMTPGGKSVEVDCTACSSWYNPACAPIPVPLNDPYQPPHLPTGERRCLPMTRSVGYLVKDSQGRPVLSQPNFNTAFLDVSPVYGSNRCTAEDLRLHRDGMLESDENHLLTKRPADDFPLCFTEAGYCLHSGDKRVNENVGLTVMHILLHRAHNHLAEGLKVVNPHWSDERLYQEARRINIAQFQNFVYGEYVPLLLGYHTAAKMQLMPNHEGYFLGYDPTIDPGVYNEFSTAAFRMGHSQVPKYITFMNDKYEVTYHIPLHYAFFNNTMLALGNVFDPLVRGLLGVSMRPTDLKLVDSLGNKLFMEKGDPHSGHDLFALNVARGRDHGLAPYVEYLKMCGVKEEVSSFADLESLMRPESLALLARAYEDVRDIDLFSGGLAEVPLPGSLVGPTFSCIIARQFLSLKIGDRFWFESPAAGFTHAQLQSIRRVTLASVICGVLDQRNPRIPVHALQTPHPQSNPERRCSELLTVDLELWRETPHSPSPPCTHQGQSYQEGALVPVSPCLACVCQPGGKMRCQCDLSGCKQTQAAEDCYCRRICGYSTPHLKPQYRQVVAVAGRVSMMWGLLVCVFVLAAWGRTAGQLRHCPNGTSNTPPESTTSPYWGDPEGRRPNTVPNMTATHLHAPPRECSAFLQPCDPNGRYRTLTGNCNNLRHYVLGAADTPVARLLPPVYDEALMRTRGADGCLLPNPRNISLHIRHVPARYQRLFSTLFMQIGQFIDHDIILTMTVESAVKSRECGNCEAWTNPICLPIPIPADDPFIPATYAETGMRRCLPVVRSLGRWLPDRRNRNAFRHINLNTAFLDLSTVYGSDLCREEELRTRTGGLLRESEHALPPLVNASRFVECRTKMGQCFLTGDDRANEHLGLLVLHVVYFREHNRIARALASINPHWNDERIFQEARMINIAQYQKMVYHEFLPLLLGHQRARQMGFNNQTEGYYEGYDSNTDPSLLEEFTSAAFRVGHAMIPNHLLLVGKNYRPFTAMPLVPTFHNPGDIMQDEMYDQVLRGMIRARLEVIDLKLTDAILNHLFQLPDDPFSGQDLMALNIARGRDHAIAPYVDYLNMCGGLNVSTFKELEGHMKPEPLRNIRDVYRDVRDVDLIVGSLAESSSSSSRDKTMVGPTMRCIIGLQFLYLKRGDRFWFENRSTGFTPEQLASLRQSSLGRVVCDSLNGTDATAPRRALKMSSRTNRARRCSDLAGTNLELWREEPGSQPTITKACPKELVFKWQEGWVEEGCT; from the exons ATGGCCCTGCTTCAgctg GTGCTCGTCCTCTGTGCGTGGTGGCGCCCCTCTGCCCCCGCCGCGCTGCCCGCTCACGCCATCAATGGAACGTCGCCCGCCGCCAGTGCCACCGTCAGTGACTCTCGTGTAAGGCAGGAACGCTCCGTGTTGACTAATTATG GCGGCAGCGTGGGCTTGTCCCCTTACTTTGCCGACCTGCAGGGCCGACCCTCCCCAACCCCGCCCACGCTCACCACCGAACTGACGCCGCCACCTCCGAAATGCAT GGACGAGGAGACGTGCAACCCGCTGGCCCGGTACCGCACCATCTCTGGGCGCTGTAACAACCTGCAGAGCCCCCACCACGGCACCCCCGGCCAGGCCATGCACACCCTGCTGCCTCAGCGTTACG aCTCCCCCGCAGTGTTCCGGATGAGGGCAGTGGGCGGGGGTCTGCTGCCCAACCCCCGCCACGTCAGCCTGCTCATGAGTCTCGCCCCGGAAGGAGCCAAGGTGGAGGGGAATTCCTTGTTCGTGCAGATGGGACAGTTTATTGATCACGacttctccatcaccaccaccgtccgcGAGATGACGCCGGGCG gTAAGAGCGTGGAGGTGGACTGCACGGCGTGCTCTTCGTGGTACAACCCAGCCTGCGCCCCCATCCCTGTGCCGCTCAACGACCCCTACCAGCCTCCTCACCTGCCGACGGGCGAGCGCAGGTGCCTCCCCATGACCAG GAGTGTTGGGTATCTCGTGAAGGACTCCCAGGGGCGTCCCGTGCTCAGTCAGCCCAATTTTAACACTGCCTTCCTCGACGTGTCTCCA GTGTACGGTAGCAACAGGTGCACGGCGGAAGATCTGCGCCTACACCGAGACGGGATGCTGGAGTCTGACGAGAACCACTTGTTGACGAAGCGCCCTGCCGACGACTTCCCGCTATGTTTCACTGAAGCCGGGTACTGCCTCCACTCCGGTGACAAGAG AGTGAACGAGAACGTGGGGCTGACGGTGATGCACATTCTGCTCCACCGCGCCCATAACCACCTGGCGGAGGGGCTGAAGGTAGTCAACCCGCACTGGAGCGACGAGAGGCTCTACCAG GAGGCCCGCAGGATCAACATCGCGCAGTTCCAGAACTTCGTGTATGGGGAGTACGTGCCGCTGCTGCTTGGCTACCACACGGCCGCCAAGATGCAGCTGATGCCGAACCACGAGGGCTACTTCCTG GGTTACGACCCCACTATCGACCCGGGCGTGTACAACGAGTTCTCCACAGCCGCCTTCAGGATGGGCCACTCTCAAGTCCCCAAGTACATCACCTTCATGAATGACAAGTACGAGGTCACCTACCACATTCCCCTCCACTATGCCTTCTTCAACAACACCATGCTCGCCTTG GGCAACGTCTTCGATCCGCTGGTGAGAGGGCTGCTGGGAGTCTCCATGCGTCCAACTGACCTCAAGCTAGTCGATAGTCTCGGCAATaaactcttcatggagaaaggcGACCCCCACTCCGGCCACGACCTCTTCGCCCTCAACGTTGCCCGGG GTCGAGACCACGGGTTGGCGCCCTACGTGGAGTACTTGAAGATGTGCggcgtgaaggaggaggtgtctTCCTTCGCTGACCTGGAGTCCCTCATGCGTCCCGAGAGCTTGGCGCTGCTGGCCAGGGCTTACGAGGACGTGCGGGACATTGACCTGTTCTCTGGGGGCTTG GCTGAGGTGCCGCTGCCGGGGTCGCTGGTGGGGCCGACCTTCAGCTGCATCATCGCCAGGCAGTTTCTCTCCCTGAAGATCGGCGACAGGTTCTG GTTTGAGAGCCCCGCGGCAGGCTTCACCCACGCCCAGCTGCAGTCCATCCGCCGTGTGACGCTCGCCAGTGTGATCTGCGGCGTGCTGGACCAACGCAACCCACGCATCCCCGTACACGCCCTCCAGACGCCACACCCCCAAAG TAATCCAGAACGAAGGTGCAGTGAACTCCTGACAGTGGACCTGGAGCTGTGGAGGGAGACGCCCCACAGTCCCTCTCCTCCGTGCACCCACCAGGGACAGAGCTACCAGGAGGGCGCCTTGGTCCCGGTGTCCCCGTGCCTGGCGTGCGTCTGTCAGCCCGGCGGCAAG ATGAGGTGCCAGTGTGACTTGTCGGGGTGCAAACAGACGCAGGCGGCGGAGGACTGTTACTGCAGGAGGATCTGTGGTTACTCCACGCCGCATCTCAAGCCGCAGTACCGCCA agtggtggcggtggcaggaCGTGTGTCGATGATGTGGGGCCTTCTGGTGTGCGTGTTTGTGCTG GCCGCGTGGGGGCGCACAGCGGGGCAGCTGAGACACTGTCCAAACGGCACCTCCAACACCCCGCCAG AAAGCACCACGTCCCCTTACTGGGGTGATCCCGAGGGGCGGCGCCCTAACACCGTCCCGAATATGACAGCCACCCACCTGCACGCGCCGCCCCGGGAGTGCAG CGCCTTCCTGCAGCCGTGTGACCCCAATGGCAGGTACCGCACTCTCACCGGCAACTGTAATAACCTCCGCCACTACGTTCTAGGCGCCGCGGACACTCCTGTAGCCCGCCTGTTGCCTCCTGTCTATG ACGAGGCGCTGATGAGGACTCGGGGCGCGGACGGGTGCCTGCTGCCCAACCCTCGCAACATCAGTCTGCACATCCGCCACGTCCCAGCCAGATACCAGCGGCTCTTCTCCACTCTCTTCATGCAGATTGGCCAGTTCATTGACCACGACATCATCCTCACCATGACCGTGGAGT CGGCAGTCAAGTCCCGGGAATGTGGTAACTGCGAGGCGTGGACCAACCCTATATGCCTGCCAATACCCATCCCGGCAGACGACCCCTTCATTCCTGCCACCTACGCCGAGACGGGCATGCGCAGGTGTCTCCCGGTCGTCAG gtCGCTGGGCAGATGGCTTCCGGACAGAAGAAACCGCAACGCGTTCCGCCACATCAACCTGAACACCGCCTTTCTCGACCTGTCCACG GTGTACGGGAGTGATCTGTGCAGGGAGGAGGAACTGAGGACCAGAACGGGCGGGCTGCTGCGGGAGTCTGAGCATGCTCTGCCGCCCCTCGTGAACGCCAGCCGCTTCGTGGAGTGTCGCACCAAGATGGGGCAGTGCTTCCTGACGGGGGATGACAG AGCCAACGAGCACCTGGGTCTGCTAGTGCTACACGTGGTCTACTTCAGGGAACACAACCGCATTGCTCGGGCCCTCGCCTCCATCAACCCTCACTGGAACGACGAGCGAATCTTTCAG gAGGCGCGCATGATCAACATAGCGCAGTACCAGAAGATGGTGTACCACGAgttcctgcctctcctgctgGGCCACCAAAGGGCCAGACAGATGGGCTTCAATAACCAGACCGAAGGATATTACGAG gGGTACGACAGCAACACGGACCCAAGCCTGCTGGAGGAGTTCACCAGCGCGGCCTTCAGGGTGGGACACGCCATGATCCCCAACCACCTGCTGCTGGTGGGCAAGAACTACCGTCCCTTCACCGCCATGCCCCTCGTGCCCACCTTCCACAACCCGGGGGACATCATGCAG GATGAAATGTACGACCAGGTGCTGCGGGGCATGATCCGAGCACGACTAGAGGTGATAGACTTGAAGCTGACAGACGCCATCTTGAACCACCTCTTCCAGCTCCCCGATGACCCTTTCTCCGGCCAAGACCTCATGGCTCTCAACATTGCCAGGG gcCGCGACCACGCCATCGCACCCTACGTGGACTACCTCAACATGTGCGGGGGTCTCAACGTAAGCACCTTCAAGGAGCTGGAGGGGCACATGAAGCCCGAGCCGCTGCGCAACATTCGCGACGTGTATCGTGACGTGCGGGACGTGGACCTCATCGTGGGCTCGCTG GCGGAAAGCTCCAGCTCCAGCTCCAGGGACAAGACCATGGTGGGCCCCACGATGCGCTGTATCATTGGCCTGCAGTTCCTCTACCTGAAGCGAGGCGACCGTTTCTG GTTTGAGAATCGCAGCACAGGGTTCACGCCGGAGCAGCTGGCCTCGCTGCGGCAGTCCTCCCTGGGCCGCGTAGTCTGTGACAGCTTGAACGGCACGGACGCCACGGCCCCGCGCAGGGCACTCAAGATGAGCAGCAggac TAACAGAGCCAGGAGGTGCAGTGATCTGGCGGGCACGAACCTGGAGCTGTGGAGAGAGGAACCAGGGAGCCAGCCGACCATCACCAAGGCGTGCCCCAAAGAGCTGGTGTTCAAGTGGCAAGAAGGCTGGGTGGAGGAGGGCTGTACCTGA
- the LOC135093629 gene encoding protein singles bar-like, with product MRQEPTVGWSAGAGRPPVIQPCAYRSTSSEGIKCCCCTCCTCVNLNFLRTKPGLLKVGEMVLSAICLTLALDYGLPYSSRMGESFTVFLITTCACLLVVSLLLFCYIISANSFNLIRSSVLETVFNTLACVLYLTSSSYLSWSVYIWLLPSYRITPHFTVYPAMSAAYILGFVLGVVHGLDAWTSYRHLKGRPSM from the exons ATGCGTCAAGAGCCTACGGTGGGGTGGAGCGCAGGGGCGGGGCGGCCTCCTGTCATCCAGCCCTGCGCCTACAGGAGTACATCAAGCGAGGGGATCAAGTGTTGTTGCTGCACCTGCTGTACTTGCGTTAACCTCAACTTCCTGAGAACGAAACCCGGGCTACTCAAGGTTGGAGAGATG GTCCTGTCCGCCATCTGCCTGACGCTGGCGCTGGACTACGGTCTGCCCTATAGCTCCAGAATGGGCGAGTCCTTCACAGTGTTCCTGATTACGACGTGTGCCTGCCTCCTGGTGGTCAgccttctcctcttctgctACATCATCTCTGCCAACTCTTTCAACCTGATCCGCTCCTCTGTGCTG GAGACGGTCTTCAATACCCTGGCCTGCGTGCTgtatctcacctcctcctcctacctctcctGGTCTGTCTACATCTGGCTGCTACCTAGCTACCGCATCACGCCTCACTTCACTGTCTACCCCGCGATGTCTGCTGCATAT ATCCTGGGCTTCGTGTTGGGCGTGGTGCACGGTCTGGACGCGTGGACCTCCTACCGCCACCTCAAGGGACGGCCGAGCATGTAg
- the LOC135093625 gene encoding WD repeat-containing protein 86-like isoform X2 yields MGSGISKGGAEGMPLETIKAHNDCINCMALSEDASLLVTGSDDTTAKMWSTKTDCVEDLGTLEGHQSFIQCVTIYDTYVITGSKDATLKLWDMSSMECLFTYVGHTNRINRLICTGEFIFSTSHDKTARAWLFDTQEVEEPSDACIRTFEGHTSIVSPIIFVPGTSIGFPDERGMNINPADKVITGSFDNTARVWSFDTGICLKVLKGHRLPITCMDTDPKGTILYTAGQDKAIIAWDIARGHIMKRVDEAHAGAILHLRVVNRLAYTCSTDYTAKCWVREGLENTRTYKEHTDSVITARFHNGILYTASNDGLVRAFDAKSGALKRKFKGHDSGVTCMTVCVKEHNGEVFTWIVSGGNDSTIKVWNATGLSEEFPDVPQPSHEYDFTQDERLDDLDRRLDDYMPNSPPPDDASLEILDS; encoded by the exons ATGGGGAGTGGGATCAGCAAGGGCGGGGCGGAAGGAATGCCCCTGGAGACGATAAAGGCACACAATGACTGTATCAACTGCATGGCTCTCTCTGAAGATGCCTCTCTGCTGGTGACTGGCTCCGATGACACGACCGCCAAGATGTGGAGCACCAAGACGGACTGTGTGGAGGACCTGGGCACGCTGGA gGGCCACCAGAGCTTCATTCAGTGTGTAACCATTTATGACACCTATGTGATAACGGGTTCCAAGGACGCCACCCTCAAACTATGGGACATGAGTTCAATGGAGTGCTTGTTTACGTACGTGG GACACACCAACAGGATAAACCGCCTCATCTGCACGGGGGAGTTTATCTTTAGCACGTCCCACGATAAGACTGCGAGGGCGTGGCTGTTCGATAcccaggaggtggaggaaccGAGCGACGCCTGCATAAGGACATTTGAG GGACACACATCAATCGTCTCACCAATAATCTTCGTCCCCGGCACATCGATAGGCTTTCCTGACGAGAGGGGCATGAACATTAACCCAGCAGACAAGGTGATCACTGGCAGCTTCGACAACACGGCGCGAGTCTGGTCCTTCGACACTGGGATCTGCTTGAAG GTGCTGAAGGGACACCGTCTGCCAATCACCTGCATGGACACTGATCCTAAGGGCACCATCCTGTACACGGCGGGGCAAGACAAGGCCATCATTGCGTGGGACATCGCCAGGGGACACATCATGAag CGGGTTGACGAGGCTCACGCGGGGGCCATCCTGCACCTGCGCGTGGTGAACCGGCTTGCCTACACGTGCAGCACAGACTACACGGCCAAGTgctgggtgagggaggggctgGAGAACACGAGAACCTACAAGGAACACACGGATTCTGTCATCACTGCAAGGTTTCATAACGGGATAC TATACACAGCTAGCAATGACGGACTGGTACGGGCCTTCGATGCAAAGAGTGGCGCCCTTAAGAGGAAGTTTAAGGGGCATGACAGCGGAGTGACGTGCATGACAGTGTGCGTGAAGGAGCATAACGGGGAGGTCTTCACGTGGATCGTCTCTGGAGGAAATGACAGCACCATTAAAGTCTGGAACGCTACAGGACTTAG TGAAGAGTTTCCGGATGTGCCACAGCCAAGCCACGAGTACGACTTCACGCAGGATGAACGACTGGATGACCTTGACAGACGACTGGACGACTACATGCCAAACTCCCCGCCCCCCGATGACGCGTCCCTGGAAATCCTAGACTCGTAG
- the LOC135093625 gene encoding WD repeat-containing protein 86-like isoform X1, translated as MRGGKGREGERGKVPCVCTKNQVTLSFATWRREKQVPWTSPLSAGVSFTALSHFAGPSAASRGTMGSGISKGGAEGMPLETIKAHNDCINCMALSEDASLLVTGSDDTTAKMWSTKTDCVEDLGTLEGHQSFIQCVTIYDTYVITGSKDATLKLWDMSSMECLFTYVGHTNRINRLICTGEFIFSTSHDKTARAWLFDTQEVEEPSDACIRTFEGHTSIVSPIIFVPGTSIGFPDERGMNINPADKVITGSFDNTARVWSFDTGICLKVLKGHRLPITCMDTDPKGTILYTAGQDKAIIAWDIARGHIMKRVDEAHAGAILHLRVVNRLAYTCSTDYTAKCWVREGLENTRTYKEHTDSVITARFHNGILYTASNDGLVRAFDAKSGALKRKFKGHDSGVTCMTVCVKEHNGEVFTWIVSGGNDSTIKVWNATGLSEEFPDVPQPSHEYDFTQDERLDDLDRRLDDYMPNSPPPDDASLEILDS; from the exons atgaggggaggaaaggggagagagggggagagaggaaaggtaccTTGCGTGTGCACCAAGAACCAGGTAACTCTCTCATTTGCTACCTGGCGGAGGGAGAAGCAGGTGCCATGGAcaa GTCCTCTCAGTGCTGGCGTGTCCTTCACCGCCTTAAGTCACTTCGCGGGGCCTTCTGCTGCTTCTAGGGGCACCATGGGGAGTGGGATCAGCAAGGGCGGGGCGGAAGGAATGCCCCTGGAGACGATAAAGGCACACAATGACTGTATCAACTGCATGGCTCTCTCTGAAGATGCCTCTCTGCTGGTGACTGGCTCCGATGACACGACCGCCAAGATGTGGAGCACCAAGACGGACTGTGTGGAGGACCTGGGCACGCTGGA gGGCCACCAGAGCTTCATTCAGTGTGTAACCATTTATGACACCTATGTGATAACGGGTTCCAAGGACGCCACCCTCAAACTATGGGACATGAGTTCAATGGAGTGCTTGTTTACGTACGTGG GACACACCAACAGGATAAACCGCCTCATCTGCACGGGGGAGTTTATCTTTAGCACGTCCCACGATAAGACTGCGAGGGCGTGGCTGTTCGATAcccaggaggtggaggaaccGAGCGACGCCTGCATAAGGACATTTGAG GGACACACATCAATCGTCTCACCAATAATCTTCGTCCCCGGCACATCGATAGGCTTTCCTGACGAGAGGGGCATGAACATTAACCCAGCAGACAAGGTGATCACTGGCAGCTTCGACAACACGGCGCGAGTCTGGTCCTTCGACACTGGGATCTGCTTGAAG GTGCTGAAGGGACACCGTCTGCCAATCACCTGCATGGACACTGATCCTAAGGGCACCATCCTGTACACGGCGGGGCAAGACAAGGCCATCATTGCGTGGGACATCGCCAGGGGACACATCATGAag CGGGTTGACGAGGCTCACGCGGGGGCCATCCTGCACCTGCGCGTGGTGAACCGGCTTGCCTACACGTGCAGCACAGACTACACGGCCAAGTgctgggtgagggaggggctgGAGAACACGAGAACCTACAAGGAACACACGGATTCTGTCATCACTGCAAGGTTTCATAACGGGATAC TATACACAGCTAGCAATGACGGACTGGTACGGGCCTTCGATGCAAAGAGTGGCGCCCTTAAGAGGAAGTTTAAGGGGCATGACAGCGGAGTGACGTGCATGACAGTGTGCGTGAAGGAGCATAACGGGGAGGTCTTCACGTGGATCGTCTCTGGAGGAAATGACAGCACCATTAAAGTCTGGAACGCTACAGGACTTAG TGAAGAGTTTCCGGATGTGCCACAGCCAAGCCACGAGTACGACTTCACGCAGGATGAACGACTGGATGACCTTGACAGACGACTGGACGACTACATGCCAAACTCCCCGCCCCCCGATGACGCGTCCCTGGAAATCCTAGACTCGTAG